The following proteins are co-located in the Gorilla gorilla gorilla isolate KB3781 chromosome 18, NHGRI_mGorGor1-v2.1_pri, whole genome shotgun sequence genome:
- the ATP6V0C gene encoding V-type proton ATPase 16 kDa proteolipid subunit c — translation MSESKSGPEYASFFAVMGASAAMVFSALGAAYGTAKSGTGIAAMSVMRPELIMKSIIPVVMAGIIAIYGLVVAVLIANSLNDDISLYKSFLQLGAGLSVGLSGLAAGFAIGIVGDAGVRGTAQQPRLFVGMILILIFAEVLGLYGLIVALILSTK, via the exons ATGTCCGAGTCCAAGAGCGGCCCCGAGTATGCTTCGTTTTTCGCCGTCATGGGCGCCTCGGCCGCCATGGTCTTCAGCG CCCTGGGCGCTGCCTATGGCACGGCCAAGAGCGGTACCGGCATTGCGGCCATGTCTGTCATGCGGCCGGAGCTGATCATGAAGTCCATCATCCCAGTGGTCATGGCTGGCATCATCGCCATCTACGGCCTGGTGGTGGCAGTCCTCATCGCCAACTCCCTGAATGACGACATCAGCCTCTACAA GAGCTTCCTCCAGCTGGGCGCCGGCCTGAGCGTGGGCCTGAGCGGCCTGGCAGCCGGCTTTGCCATCGGCATCGTGGGGGACGCTGGTGTGCGGGGCACCGCCCAGCAGCCCCGACTATTCGTGGGCATGATCCTGATTCTCATCTTCGCCGAGGTGCTCGGCCTCTACGGTCTCATCGTCGCCCTCATCCTCTCCACAAAGTAG
- the AMDHD2 gene encoding N-acetylglucosamine-6-phosphate deacetylase isoform X1 → MRGEQGAAGARVLQFTNCRILRGGKLLREDLWVRGGRILDPEKLFFEERRVADERRDCGGRILAPGFIDVQINGGFGVDFSQATEDVGSGVALVARRILSHGVTSFCPTLVTSPPEVYHKVVPQIPVKSGGPHGAGVLGLHLEGPFISREKRGAHPEAHLRSFEADAFQDLLATYGPLDNVRIVTLAPELGRSHEVIRALTARGICVSLGHSVADLRAAEDAVWSGATFITHLFNAMLPFHHRDPGIVGLLTSDRLPAGRCIFYGMIADGTHTNPAALRIAHRAHPQGLVLVTDAIPALGLGNGRHTLGQQEVEVDGLTAYVAGERPDPLGPRSQPACQVAHDPPRACPLCSQGTKTLSGSIAPMDVCVRHFLQATGCSVESALEAASLHPAQLLGLEKSKGTLDFGADADFVVLDDSLHVQATYISGELVWQADAARQ, encoded by the exons ATGCGCGGCGAGCAGGGCGCGGCGGGGGCCCGGGTGCTCCAGTTCACTAACTGCCGGATCCTGCGCGGAGGGAAACTGCTCAG GGAGGATCTGTGGGTGCGCGGAGGCCGCATCTTGGACCCAGAGAAGCTGTTCTTTGAGGAGCGGCGCGTGGCCGACGAGCGGCGGGACTGCGGGGGCCGCATCTTGGCTCCCGGCTTCATCGACGTGCAGATCAACG GTGGATTTGGTGTTGACTTCTCCCAAGCCACGGAGGACGTGGGTTCGGGGGTTGCCCTGGTGGCCCGGAGGATCCTGTCGCACGGCGTCACCTCCTTCTGCCCCACCCTGGTCACTTCCCCACCGGAGGTTTATCACAAG GTTGTTCCTCAGATCCCTGTGAAGAGTGGTGGTCCCCATGGGGCAGGGGTCCTCG GGCTGCACCTGGAGGGCCCCTTCATCAGCCGGGAGAAGCGGGGCGCGCACCCCGAGGCCCACCTCCGCTCCTTCGAGGCCGATGCCTTCCAGGACTTGCTGGCCACCTACGGGCCCCTGGACAATGTCCGCATCGTGACGCTGGCCCCGGAGCTGGGCCGTAGCCACGAAGTGATCCGGGCGCTGACGGCCCGTGGCATCTGCGTGTCCCTAG GGCACTCAGTGGCTGACCTGCGGGCGGCAGAGGATGCTGTGTGGAGCGGAGCCACCTTCATCACCCACCTCTTCAACGCCATGCTGCCT TTCCACCACCGCGACCCAGGCATCGTGGGGCTCCTGACCAGTGACCGGCTGCCCGCAGGCCGCTGCATCTTCTATGGGATGATTGCAGATGGCACGCACACCAACCCCGCCGCCCTGCGGATCGCCCACCGTGCCCATCCCCAGG GGCTGGTGCTGGTCACCGATGCCATCCCTGCCTTGGGCCTGGGCAACGGCCGGCACACGCTGGGACAGCAGGAAGTGGAAGTGGACGGTCTGACAGCCTACGTGGCAGGTGAGCGCCCTGACCCACTGGGTCCCAGGTCCCAGCCCGCATGCCAGGTGGCCCACGACCCCCCCAGAGCCTGCCCTCTCTGCTCTCAAGGCACCAAGACGCTGAGTGGCAGCATAGCCCCAATGGACGTCTGTGTCCGGCACTTCCTGCAGGCCACAG GCTGCAGCGTGGAGTCGGCCCTGGAGGCTGCATCCCTGCACCCCGCCCAGTTGCTGGGGCTGGAGAAGAGTAAGGGGACCCTGGACTTTGGTGCTGACGCAG ACTTCGTGGTGCTCGACGACTCCCTTCACGTCCAGGCCACCTACATCTCGGGTGAGCTGGTGTGGCAGGCGGACGCAGCTAGGCAGTGA
- the AMDHD2 gene encoding N-acetylglucosamine-6-phosphate deacetylase isoform X3 encodes MRGEQGAAGARVLQFTNCRILRGGKLLREDLWVRGGRILDPEKLFFEERRVADERRDCGGRILAPGFIDVQINGGFGVDFSQATEDVGSGVALVARRILSHGVTSFCPTLVTSPPEVYHKVVPQIPVKSGGPHGAGVLGLHLEGPFISREKRGAHPEAHLRSFEADAFQDLLATYGPLDNVRIVTLAPELGRSHEVIRALTARGICVSLGHSVADLRAAEDAVWSGATFITHLFNAMLPFHHRDPGIVGLLTSDRLPAGRCIFYGMIADGTHTNPAALRIAHRAHPQGLVLVTDAIPALGLGNGRHTLGQQEVEVDGLTAYVAGCSVESALEAASLHPAQLLGLEKSKGTLDFGADADFVVLDDSLHVQATYISGELVWQADAARQ; translated from the exons ATGCGCGGCGAGCAGGGCGCGGCGGGGGCCCGGGTGCTCCAGTTCACTAACTGCCGGATCCTGCGCGGAGGGAAACTGCTCAG GGAGGATCTGTGGGTGCGCGGAGGCCGCATCTTGGACCCAGAGAAGCTGTTCTTTGAGGAGCGGCGCGTGGCCGACGAGCGGCGGGACTGCGGGGGCCGCATCTTGGCTCCCGGCTTCATCGACGTGCAGATCAACG GTGGATTTGGTGTTGACTTCTCCCAAGCCACGGAGGACGTGGGTTCGGGGGTTGCCCTGGTGGCCCGGAGGATCCTGTCGCACGGCGTCACCTCCTTCTGCCCCACCCTGGTCACTTCCCCACCGGAGGTTTATCACAAG GTTGTTCCTCAGATCCCTGTGAAGAGTGGTGGTCCCCATGGGGCAGGGGTCCTCG GGCTGCACCTGGAGGGCCCCTTCATCAGCCGGGAGAAGCGGGGCGCGCACCCCGAGGCCCACCTCCGCTCCTTCGAGGCCGATGCCTTCCAGGACTTGCTGGCCACCTACGGGCCCCTGGACAATGTCCGCATCGTGACGCTGGCCCCGGAGCTGGGCCGTAGCCACGAAGTGATCCGGGCGCTGACGGCCCGTGGCATCTGCGTGTCCCTAG GGCACTCAGTGGCTGACCTGCGGGCGGCAGAGGATGCTGTGTGGAGCGGAGCCACCTTCATCACCCACCTCTTCAACGCCATGCTGCCT TTCCACCACCGCGACCCAGGCATCGTGGGGCTCCTGACCAGTGACCGGCTGCCCGCAGGCCGCTGCATCTTCTATGGGATGATTGCAGATGGCACGCACACCAACCCCGCCGCCCTGCGGATCGCCCACCGTGCCCATCCCCAGG GGCTGGTGCTGGTCACCGATGCCATCCCTGCCTTGGGCCTGGGCAACGGCCGGCACACGCTGGGACAGCAGGAAGTGGAAGTGGACGGTCTGACAGCCTACGTGGCAG GCTGCAGCGTGGAGTCGGCCCTGGAGGCTGCATCCCTGCACCCCGCCCAGTTGCTGGGGCTGGAGAAGAGTAAGGGGACCCTGGACTTTGGTGCTGACGCAG ACTTCGTGGTGCTCGACGACTCCCTTCACGTCCAGGCCACCTACATCTCGGGTGAGCTGGTGTGGCAGGCGGACGCAGCTAGGCAGTGA
- the AMDHD2 gene encoding N-acetylglucosamine-6-phosphate deacetylase isoform X2, with protein sequence MRGEQGAAGARVLQFTNCRILRGGKLLREDLWVRGGRILDPEKLFFEERRVADERRDCGGRILAPGFIDVQINGGFGVDFSQATEDVGSGVALVARRILSHGVTSFCPTLVTSPPEVYHKVVPQIPVKSGGPHGAGVLGLHLEGPFISREKRGAHPEAHLRSFEADAFQDLLATYGPLDNVRIVTLAPELGRSHEVIRALTARGICVSLGHSVADLRAAEDAVWSGATFITHLFNAMLPFHHRDPGIVGLLTSDRLPAGRCIFYGMIADGTHTNPAALRIAHRAHPQGLVLVTDAIPALGLGNGRHTLGQQEVEVDGLTAYVAGTKTLSGSIAPMDVCVRHFLQATGCSVESALEAASLHPAQLLGLEKSKGTLDFGADADFVVLDDSLHVQATYISGELVWQADAARQ encoded by the exons ATGCGCGGCGAGCAGGGCGCGGCGGGGGCCCGGGTGCTCCAGTTCACTAACTGCCGGATCCTGCGCGGAGGGAAACTGCTCAG GGAGGATCTGTGGGTGCGCGGAGGCCGCATCTTGGACCCAGAGAAGCTGTTCTTTGAGGAGCGGCGCGTGGCCGACGAGCGGCGGGACTGCGGGGGCCGCATCTTGGCTCCCGGCTTCATCGACGTGCAGATCAACG GTGGATTTGGTGTTGACTTCTCCCAAGCCACGGAGGACGTGGGTTCGGGGGTTGCCCTGGTGGCCCGGAGGATCCTGTCGCACGGCGTCACCTCCTTCTGCCCCACCCTGGTCACTTCCCCACCGGAGGTTTATCACAAG GTTGTTCCTCAGATCCCTGTGAAGAGTGGTGGTCCCCATGGGGCAGGGGTCCTCG GGCTGCACCTGGAGGGCCCCTTCATCAGCCGGGAGAAGCGGGGCGCGCACCCCGAGGCCCACCTCCGCTCCTTCGAGGCCGATGCCTTCCAGGACTTGCTGGCCACCTACGGGCCCCTGGACAATGTCCGCATCGTGACGCTGGCCCCGGAGCTGGGCCGTAGCCACGAAGTGATCCGGGCGCTGACGGCCCGTGGCATCTGCGTGTCCCTAG GGCACTCAGTGGCTGACCTGCGGGCGGCAGAGGATGCTGTGTGGAGCGGAGCCACCTTCATCACCCACCTCTTCAACGCCATGCTGCCT TTCCACCACCGCGACCCAGGCATCGTGGGGCTCCTGACCAGTGACCGGCTGCCCGCAGGCCGCTGCATCTTCTATGGGATGATTGCAGATGGCACGCACACCAACCCCGCCGCCCTGCGGATCGCCCACCGTGCCCATCCCCAGG GGCTGGTGCTGGTCACCGATGCCATCCCTGCCTTGGGCCTGGGCAACGGCCGGCACACGCTGGGACAGCAGGAAGTGGAAGTGGACGGTCTGACAGCCTACGTGGCAG GCACCAAGACGCTGAGTGGCAGCATAGCCCCAATGGACGTCTGTGTCCGGCACTTCCTGCAGGCCACAG GCTGCAGCGTGGAGTCGGCCCTGGAGGCTGCATCCCTGCACCCCGCCCAGTTGCTGGGGCTGGAGAAGAGTAAGGGGACCCTGGACTTTGGTGCTGACGCAG ACTTCGTGGTGCTCGACGACTCCCTTCACGTCCAGGCCACCTACATCTCGGGTGAGCTGGTGTGGCAGGCGGACGCAGCTAGGCAGTGA
- the CEMP1 gene encoding LOW QUALITY PROTEIN: cementoblastoma-derived protein 1 (The sequence of the model RefSeq protein was modified relative to this genomic sequence to represent the inferred CDS: deleted 2 bases in 1 codon), which yields MGTSSTDSQQAGHRRCSTSNTSAENLTCLSLPGSPGKTAPLPGPAQAVAGQPLCEGCAAVRAEVGIPAPHTSREVRIHIHRLLSRAAPGACGLRSTPCALPQALPQARPCPGRWFFPGCSLPTGGAQTILSLWTWRHFLNWALQQREKNSGRARRVPPVPRTAPVSKGEGSHPPQNSNGEKVKTITPDVGLHQSLTSDPTVAVLRAKRAPEAHPPRSCSGSLTARVCHMGVCQGQGDTEDGRMTLNGVSRAHWCLPYCPPAPGRVTTAGKHWAWGCVKR from the exons ATGGGCACATCAAGCACTGACAGCCAGCAAGCTGGGCACAGGCGATGCTCAACCTCCAACACATCGGCTGAGAACCTCACCTGCCTCTCCCTGCCTGGGAGCCCTGGCAAGACAGCTCCTCTCCCAGGCCCAGCACAGGCAGTC GCTGGACAGCCACTTTGTGAGGGGTGCGCGGCCGTCAGGGCAGAGGTGGGTATCCCTGCACCTCACACCTCTCGGGAGGTCAGGATCCACATCCATCGCCTGCTTTCCCGGGCTGCCCCTGGGGCTTGTGGGCTGAGATCAACCCCTTGTGCCCTGCCCCAGGCCCTCCCTCAGGCGAGGCCCTGCCCAGGCAGGTGGTTCTTCCCTGGCTGTTCCCTTCCAACAGGCGGGGCCCAGACCATCCTATCTCTTTGGACCTGGAGACATTTCCTTAACTGGGCTTTGCAGCAGAGGGAAAAGaacagtggcagagccaggcgcGTACCTCCTGTACCCAGGACAGCACCTGTAAGCAAGGGGGAAGGGAGCCACCCACCCCAGAACTCAAATGGAGAGAAAGTCAAGACAATCACCCCTGACGTGGGGCTGCACCAATCCCTGACGTCTGACCCCACTGTGGCTGTCCTCAGAGCCAAGAGGGCTCCAGAAGCCCACCCGCCTCGAAGCTGTTCAGGGAGCCTCACGGCCCGTGTTTGCCACATGGGTGTGTGCCAGGGCCAAGGGGACACAGAAGATGGCAGGATGACACTTAATGGGGTGAGCAGGGCACACTGGTGCCTCCCATACTGCCCTCCAGCACCAGGCAGGGTCACCACAGCCGGCAAGCACTGGGCCTGGGGATGTGTGAAGAGATAG